The following are from one region of the Sphingomonas sp. J315 genome:
- the hemA gene encoding 5-aminolevulinate synthase: MTSEAPPRAVDYSRVFNQAIDRLHAEGRYRVFIDILRNKGMFPNARCFAGHNGPKPITVWCSNDYLAMGQHPKVIAAMEEALHDVGAGSGGTRNIGGNTHYHVHLEAELADLHGKEAALLFTSGYVSNEATLSTLAKVLPGCIIYSDELNHASMIAGIRNSGCEKRVWRHNDLDHLEELLAADDPSVPKLIAFESVYSMDGDVAPLHAICDLADKYNALTYLDEVHAVGMYGARGGGISERDDAASRLTIIEGTLGKAFGVMGGYIAADRTIVDVIRSYAPGFIFTTSLSPVLVAGALASVRHLKQSSEERDGQQAAAAKLKTMFADAGLPVMDSVTHIVPLMVGDPVRAKKISDILLAEYGVYVQPINYPTVPRGTERLRFTPGPAHDEAMMAELTGALVEIWERLELRAAA; encoded by the coding sequence GCCGAAGGACGCTATCGCGTCTTCATCGACATTCTGCGCAACAAGGGGATGTTCCCCAATGCGCGCTGCTTTGCCGGGCATAACGGGCCAAAGCCGATCACCGTGTGGTGCTCGAACGACTATCTCGCCATGGGCCAGCACCCCAAGGTGATCGCAGCGATGGAAGAGGCGCTGCACGACGTGGGTGCGGGTTCCGGCGGCACGCGCAACATCGGCGGCAATACCCATTATCACGTCCATCTCGAGGCCGAGCTGGCCGACCTTCACGGCAAGGAAGCGGCGTTGCTGTTCACCAGCGGCTACGTCTCGAACGAGGCGACGCTGTCGACGCTGGCCAAGGTGCTGCCCGGCTGCATCATCTATTCGGACGAGCTCAACCATGCCTCGATGATCGCGGGCATTCGCAATTCGGGGTGCGAGAAGCGGGTGTGGCGGCACAATGACCTCGACCATCTCGAGGAGTTGCTCGCCGCCGACGATCCATCGGTGCCGAAGCTGATCGCGTTCGAGAGCGTCTATTCGATGGACGGCGACGTCGCCCCGCTCCACGCGATCTGCGACCTGGCCGACAAATATAACGCGCTGACCTATCTCGACGAAGTGCACGCGGTCGGCATGTATGGCGCGCGCGGCGGCGGGATTTCGGAGCGCGACGACGCGGCATCGCGGCTGACGATCATCGAGGGGACTTTGGGCAAGGCATTCGGGGTGATGGGCGGCTATATCGCTGCAGATCGCACCATTGTGGATGTGATCCGCAGCTATGCGCCCGGTTTCATCTTCACCACCTCCCTCTCGCCGGTGCTGGTCGCCGGTGCGCTGGCATCGGTGCGCCACCTCAAGCAATCGAGCGAGGAGCGCGACGGGCAGCAGGCAGCGGCGGCGAAACTGAAGACGATGTTCGCCGATGCCGGCCTTCCGGTGATGGACAGCGTCACGCATATCGTCCCGCTGATGGTGGGCGATCCGGTTCGCGCCAAGAAGATCAGCGACATCCTGCTCGCCGAATACGGCGTCTATGTTCAGCCGATCAACTATCCGACCGTTCCGCGCGGTACGGAACGGCTGCGCTTCACCCCCGGACCGGCGCATGACGAAGCCATGATGGCGGAACTGACCGGGGCTCTGGTCGAGATCTGGGAACGGCTGGAACTGCGTGCGGCAGCCTGA
- a CDS encoding SDR family NAD(P)-dependent oxidoreductase — translation MSLEGRIAIVTGAGGGLGRAHALYLAGKGARVVVNDLSEHAAQRVAAEIGAQGGKALALAGSVTDEWAVSHIVASTIDAWGRIDILVNNAGILRDKSFAKMTMDDFRLVVDVHLMGAAIASKAVWEIMRGQGYGRIVMTTSSSGLYGNFGQANYGAAKMALVGLMQTLAIEGEKYGIRVNCLAPTAATGMTEGVLSDASLAALDPALVSPGLLALVGEDAPTRAILCAGAGHFATANVTLTDGIQIGGGADAGEQLAARWAEASDRAGEIVPAYGFTQAERELEAAGVNVAAVAVAR, via the coding sequence ATGTCGCTCGAAGGCCGGATTGCGATCGTTACCGGAGCCGGTGGCGGGCTGGGGCGCGCGCATGCGCTCTACCTCGCGGGCAAGGGCGCGCGGGTGGTCGTCAACGACCTCAGCGAACACGCGGCGCAGCGCGTCGCCGCCGAGATCGGGGCGCAGGGCGGCAAGGCGCTGGCGTTGGCCGGTTCGGTCACCGACGAATGGGCGGTGTCGCACATCGTCGCATCGACCATTGATGCCTGGGGGCGGATCGACATTCTGGTCAACAATGCCGGAATCCTGCGCGACAAGAGCTTCGCCAAGATGACGATGGACGATTTCCGGCTGGTGGTGGACGTGCATCTGATGGGCGCGGCGATTGCGAGCAAGGCGGTGTGGGAGATCATGCGCGGACAGGGCTATGGCCGCATCGTGATGACCACCTCGTCCTCAGGGCTCTACGGCAATTTCGGCCAGGCCAATTACGGCGCTGCGAAGATGGCGCTGGTCGGGCTGATGCAGACGCTGGCGATCGAGGGCGAGAAATACGGCATCCGCGTCAACTGCCTCGCGCCGACTGCGGCGACGGGCATGACTGAAGGCGTGCTGTCGGATGCGAGCCTTGCCGCCCTTGACCCGGCGCTGGTCAGCCCCGGCCTGCTCGCTCTGGTAGGTGAGGACGCGCCGACCCGCGCGATCCTGTGCGCTGGCGCGGGGCATTTCGCGACTGCCAATGTGACGCTGACCGATGGCATCCAGATCGGCGGCGGCGCGGATGCGGGGGAGCAGCTCGCCGCGCGCTGGGCCGAAGCGAGCGATCGTGCGGGCGAGATCGTTCCGGCCTATGGCTTCACGCAGGCCGAACGCGAGCTGGAAGCTGCGGGAGTCAATGTTGCGGCGGTCGCTGTCGCGCGCTGA
- a CDS encoding TetR/AcrR family transcriptional regulator, with product MEALETLFDPARGDPSASGQQGEERPVPEQTPDKPKPRRRSTKAEQRAETMEQILDEAEYLFSKHGLHGVTLKDVAKRVGVHHTLLNYYFEDKKKLFDAVFARRAVVTSERRLRALDEYDAATGGKPTLEGALHAFLDTDLDLYIEGGEGWKNYGALGALVANTPEWGAELMDAHFDPVVLRLIGLLKKALPDCAEEDIFWGYHFVTGALMVTLARTGRIDKLSGGLCRSNDFAAVKERMAAFMAAGFRQICETRGAGQGLALPITRVYP from the coding sequence ATGGAAGCGCTTGAGACCTTGTTCGACCCGGCGCGCGGCGATCCGTCCGCGTCCGGGCAACAGGGGGAAGAACGCCCAGTGCCGGAACAGACGCCCGACAAGCCCAAGCCGCGCCGCCGCTCGACCAAGGCTGAACAGCGCGCGGAGACGATGGAGCAGATCCTCGACGAGGCGGAGTATCTGTTCTCGAAGCACGGGCTGCACGGAGTGACGCTCAAGGACGTCGCCAAGCGCGTCGGCGTGCACCACACGCTGCTCAACTATTATTTCGAGGACAAGAAGAAGCTGTTCGACGCGGTGTTCGCCCGTCGCGCGGTGGTGACCAGCGAACGGCGGCTGCGCGCGCTCGACGAATACGACGCCGCGACCGGCGGCAAGCCGACGCTGGAAGGTGCGCTCCACGCCTTTCTGGACACCGATCTCGACCTCTATATCGAGGGCGGCGAGGGCTGGAAGAATTACGGCGCGCTCGGTGCATTGGTGGCGAACACGCCCGAATGGGGTGCCGAGCTGATGGACGCGCATTTCGATCCCGTTGTCCTGCGTCTGATCGGCCTGCTGAAAAAAGCGCTGCCCGATTGTGCCGAAGAGGATATTTTCTGGGGCTATCACTTCGTGACTGGCGCGCTGATGGTCACGCTGGCGCGTACGGGACGCATCGACAAGCTGTCGGGTGGCTTGTGTCGGTCCAACGATTTTGCGGCAGTCAAGGAACGCATGGCTGCATTCATGGCCGCCGGTTTTCGCCAGATCTGCGAAACCCGGGGGGCGGGGCAGGGGCTAGCCTTGCCGATCACGAGGGTTTACCCCTAG
- a CDS encoding AMP-binding protein, whose product MIDGSMQDYPLTLDKFLHHAAKWHPDAEVVTARDGGGIDRIGYAGLRDRALAVSSLLTSFGVRQGDRVATLAWNSQAHVETWYAIMGMGAVCHTLNPRLTAAQLADMVVQSGARVMIVSADLQPLARAIAERVPDLSLMLVIDGEADVQTAGTCAVTALEPLIATAPGGAVWGDFAETTPCGLCFTSGTTGAPKGVTYTHRASFLHTLRCLQADVMAIRSTDSVLVVVPMFHANAWGLPFALPAAGGRLVLPGRATDGASLARLIAAAEVTIGVAVPTVWLGVAEHLEATGESLPSLERIIVGGSPLAPALMERIERVLGVTVQTSWGMTELSPSGTVAPPHDPQRTAAVSGRPAIGVDLLLTDADGVALPQQRDAEGHLRVRGAAVVDRYFGQDAPATDADGWFATGDLARIDAQGNLIITGRAKDLIKSGGEWINPAEIEAVVGALPQVSLAAVIGREDAKWGERPLLLVEMQDDALSDAELLAPLRGRVASWWIPDAVVRLDAMPLAPTGKIDKNSLRSQYGSA is encoded by the coding sequence ATGATCGACGGAAGCATGCAGGATTATCCGCTGACGCTGGACAAGTTCCTGCACCACGCCGCCAAATGGCATCCGGATGCGGAGGTCGTCACTGCGCGGGACGGCGGCGGGATCGACCGGATCGGCTATGCCGGGCTGCGGGACCGCGCACTGGCGGTGTCGTCGCTGCTGACCAGCTTTGGCGTCAGGCAGGGGGATCGCGTGGCGACGCTGGCGTGGAACAGCCAGGCGCATGTCGAGACATGGTATGCGATCATGGGCATGGGCGCGGTCTGCCACACGCTCAACCCGCGCCTGACTGCGGCGCAGCTTGCCGATATGGTCGTGCAGTCGGGTGCGCGGGTGATGATCGTCAGCGCCGATCTCCAGCCGCTCGCGCGTGCCATCGCCGAGCGCGTGCCGGACCTGTCTCTGATGCTGGTGATCGACGGTGAAGCCGATGTTCAGACGGCGGGGACGTGTGCTGTCACCGCGCTGGAACCGCTGATCGCGACCGCACCCGGTGGAGCGGTATGGGGCGATTTCGCTGAAACGACGCCGTGCGGCCTGTGTTTCACCTCCGGCACGACCGGCGCGCCCAAGGGCGTGACCTACACCCACCGCGCCAGCTTCCTGCACACGCTGCGCTGCCTTCAGGCCGATGTGATGGCGATCCGGTCGACCGACAGCGTGCTGGTGGTGGTGCCGATGTTCCACGCCAATGCCTGGGGGCTGCCCTTCGCGCTGCCCGCAGCGGGTGGGCGGCTGGTGCTCCCCGGACGCGCGACCGATGGCGCGAGCCTCGCCCGGCTGATCGCCGCGGCGGAGGTGACGATCGGCGTCGCAGTGCCGACCGTGTGGTTGGGTGTCGCCGAACATCTCGAGGCGACCGGCGAGTCGCTGCCCAGCCTGGAGCGTATCATCGTTGGGGGATCGCCGCTCGCTCCAGCGTTGATGGAGCGGATCGAGCGCGTCCTAGGTGTCACGGTCCAGACCAGCTGGGGCATGACCGAACTGTCGCCCTCGGGCACCGTCGCGCCGCCGCACGATCCGCAGCGGACGGCGGCGGTCTCCGGCCGCCCGGCGATCGGCGTCGACCTGTTGCTGACCGATGCCGATGGCGTGGCACTGCCGCAGCAGCGCGATGCCGAAGGCCATCTGCGCGTGCGCGGCGCTGCCGTGGTGGACCGCTATTTCGGGCAGGATGCTCCCGCGACCGACGCCGACGGCTGGTTCGCGACCGGCGACCTCGCCCGCATCGACGCGCAGGGCAACCTCATCATCACCGGCCGCGCCAAGGATCTGATCAAATCCGGCGGCGAATGGATCAATCCCGCCGAGATCGAGGCGGTGGTCGGCGCGCTGCCGCAGGTATCGCTCGCCGCCGTGATCGGGCGCGAGGACGCCAAATGGGGCGAACGCCCTCTGCTGCTGGTCGAAATGCAGGACGATGCGCTGAGCGACGCCGAACTGCTCGCCCCCTTGCGCGGACGGGTCGCGTCGTGGTGGATTCCCGATGCGGTGGTGCGTCTCGACGCGATGCCGCTCGCTCCAACCGGCAAAATCGACAAGAATAGCTTGCGGTCTCAATATGGAAGCGCTTGA
- a CDS encoding carboxylesterase family protein, producing MKRLIVLIALLFAAPALAHPRVTAPVGTVEGVEQGGVRIFRGIPYAQPPVGPLRWKPPVAAPDWQGVRKATAFGTACVQPRNRNAGIYTNPLDKVSEDCLTLNIWAPAEGKDLPVFVWIHGGALVAGYGHESMYDGARMAQRGNIIVVSINYRLGILGYLAHPELSAESQDGVSGNYGLLDQIAALKWVQRNIAAFGGDAGNVTIAGESAGALSVMYLMASPQARGLFHKAVAQSAYMITTPELKRGAHGLPSAEAAGSQIMAAVGARDLAGLRAMDAEKLTVEAATKGYGPWGTVDGRTLTRQLVAIWDHGEQAKVPVLTGFNSGEIRSLTVLLPPAPASAEAYEAAVRARYGDLAEHLLRLYPSSNIKESLLATTRDALYGWTSMRLAIGQTTIGQRAYLYLFDHGYPAADENGLHAFHAAEIPYVFGTASRTPPIGPRFPMT from the coding sequence GCGCTGGCCCATCCGCGGGTCACCGCGCCGGTCGGCACGGTCGAGGGGGTGGAGCAGGGCGGCGTCCGGATCTTTCGCGGCATCCCCTATGCGCAGCCGCCGGTCGGCCCGCTGCGCTGGAAACCGCCGGTTGCGGCCCCGGACTGGCAGGGGGTGCGCAAGGCGACCGCGTTCGGCACCGCCTGTGTTCAGCCGCGCAACCGCAATGCCGGCATCTATACCAACCCGCTCGACAAGGTCAGCGAGGATTGCCTGACGCTCAACATCTGGGCGCCAGCGGAGGGCAAGGACCTGCCGGTGTTCGTATGGATCCACGGCGGCGCGCTGGTCGCGGGCTATGGCCATGAATCCATGTATGACGGCGCGCGGATGGCCCAGCGCGGCAACATAATCGTGGTGTCGATCAACTACCGGCTCGGCATCCTCGGCTATCTCGCCCACCCCGAACTGAGCGCGGAGTCGCAGGACGGCGTGTCGGGCAATTACGGACTGCTCGACCAGATCGCGGCGCTGAAATGGGTACAGCGCAACATCGCGGCGTTTGGTGGCGATGCGGGCAACGTCACCATCGCGGGCGAGTCCGCCGGGGCGCTCAGCGTCATGTATCTGATGGCCAGCCCGCAGGCGCGCGGCCTGTTCCACAAGGCGGTGGCGCAGAGCGCGTACATGATCACCACGCCTGAGCTGAAGCGCGGCGCGCACGGCCTGCCCTCGGCCGAAGCGGCGGGGAGCCAGATCATGGCGGCGGTCGGCGCGCGCGACCTTGCCGGGCTGCGCGCGATGGACGCGGAGAAGCTGACGGTCGAGGCCGCGACCAAGGGCTATGGCCCATGGGGGACGGTCGACGGCAGGACGCTGACCCGCCAGCTGGTCGCGATCTGGGACCATGGCGAACAGGCCAAGGTGCCGGTGCTGACCGGGTTCAACTCGGGCGAGATCCGGTCGCTGACGGTGCTGCTGCCGCCCGCGCCCGCGTCCGCCGAGGCGTATGAGGCGGCAGTTCGCGCGCGTTATGGTGACCTCGCCGAGCATCTCCTGCGGCTTTACCCGTCGAGCAACATCAAGGAGTCGCTGCTCGCGACGACGCGCGACGCGCTCTACGGCTGGACCTCGATGCGGCTCGCGATCGGCCAGACGACGATCGGGCAGCGCGCCTATCTCTACCTGTTCGACCATGGCTATCCGGCGGCGGACGAGAATGGGCTCCACGCCTTTCATGCTGCCGAAATCCCCTATGTGTTCGGCACCGCCAGCCGCACGCCCCCTATTGGCCCAAGGTTCCCGATGACGTGA